In the Burkholderia contaminans genome, GGAAGGTCGTCTATACGCGCTATGGCGAAGGCGGGTACGACAAGACCGAAGCCGCGATTCGCACCGCGCTCGCGCAGGCCGGTGAAGGCGCGAAGGGCGCGACGCGCACGCAGTGACGGGCCGGTGCGCGGGCGTGGCGCTTGCCCGCACATGCCTGCCCGTCGCGGGCGCTCACCCGCGCTTCGCGTCGGCCGCCGCGATCATCGCTTCCCCGATCGCGAGGTTGCCGTTCGCGACCAGCGCGTCGCCCGCGCCGCGGATATCGGCCACGTCCTTGTTCTGCCCGAGCTTGCGTTTGCCGACGAGCCGCGTGATCTCGATCTGCAGCCCGACGATCGCCTGCAGCATCGCGTCGAGATAATCCGCCGGCGCGTCGCCCATCTTCCAAGGCACCGGCTGCGACGCCTCGTGCGTGCGCGTCAGCCGGGCGACCACGCCGCGCACGAACTTCGCGTCGTCGCGCACCGTGATGCGGCCGTGCGCATGCACGACCACGTAGTTCCACGTCGGCACCTGCCGGTGCGCGACATGCTTGCTCGGATACCAGGTCGGCGAGATATACGCGTCGCCCGCGCGGAAGATCACGAGCACCTCGTCGCCGTTCGCAACGTCCTGCCAGACCGGATTCGCGCGCGAGACGTGCGCATGCAGTTCGCCGAGGCCGCCGTCGCCGGGCAGCAGTTCGAACGGGATGTGGTTCGCGTCGAGCCCGTTGGTGCCGTGCGTGATCAGGCTGCCGAACGGATGCTGCACGATCAGCTCGCGCAGCGCGTCGGGGTTGGGTTCGTTGAAATCGGCGGGGACGTACATGTCGGCTCCACGGTCGCGCGGGGGTGGGAACGGATCGGGCGCTGGCCCGTCATGCAACGATTGTGGCGCCAAACTGGTTTATGCTGTAGAGCCGGTTTGGAACAATTTCAGCAGACCAGAATCATGGCAAGAACGGCCCGGAATGCCGATATCCCGTCGCTCGGCGCGCTCGATCGCGCGGCCGGCGACCTGAGCCGCCAGCTCGCGCAGGCGCTGCGCGAGGCTGTGCGGCGCGGCGACGTCCATCCGGGCGACGCGCTGCCGTCCACGCGGCTGCTTGCCACGTCGCTGCAGGTGGCGCGCGGCACCGTCGTCGATGCGTATGCGCAACTCATCGCCGAAGGCTTTCTCGAATCGCGCGGCGGCGCGGGCACGCGCGTCGCAAATGCGCTCGCGCTCGCCGGGCCGCCGCCCGTCGACGCTCCCGAACCGCCTGCGCGGCGCCACCCGCCGGCGCATACCGGCCTCCCCGAGCCGGCCGCCACCTTCGCGAGGATCGCCGGCGAATTCCGCCCGCTGCCGGCCATGCCGTTCGCGATCTCGGTGCCGATCGGCCTCACCGCGCCCGACGACATCTGGCGCCGGCTCGGCAACCGCCTGCGCGCACGCGGCGCCGGCGCACCGTCCGGCTATGCCGATCCGCAAGGCGCGTTGCCGCTGCGCGAAGCGATCGCCGACTACGTGCGCCGCTCGCGCTCGGTGCGCTGCCATGCCGACCAGGTCGTGATCACGAGCGGCACGCAGCAAGGGCTGCATCTCGCGAGCCAGGTGCTGCTCGGCGCGGGCGATCAGGCATGGGTCGAGAATCCGGCCTATCGCGGCATCACCGCACTGCTCGACAGCACCGGGCAGCGCGACGCGATGGTGCGGGTGCCGGTCGACGCCGACGGCCTCGACGTCGACGCCGGCATCCGTCTCGCGCCGCATGCGCGGGTCGCGTTCGTCACGCCGTCGCACCAGTACCCGCTCGGCATGCCGCTCAGCATGGCGCGGCGCAATGCGCTGCTCGCCTGGGCGCGTGGGCAGCGCGCGTGGGTGGTCGAGGACGATTACGACAGCGAGCTGCGCTACGAAGGCCATCCGTTCCCGTCGCTGCAGGGGCTCGACCCCGACCGCGTGATCTACCTCGGCACGTTCAGCAAGATCCTGTTTCCGTCGCTGCGGCTCGGCTACGTGATCGCGCCCGACGATCTCGTGCCCGCGTTCTGCGGCGCCCGCGTGCTGATGGATCGCCATGCGCCGACTGCCGACCAGCACGTGCTGGCCGCGTTCATCGCGGACGGCCACCTCGACCGCCACATCCGCCGCGTGCGCGGCGTGTATGCGGAACAGCGCGCGCTGCTGATCGACACGCTCGGTGCGCGGCTGCCGCGCGAGCGCGCGTGGGTGCAGCCGGGCGACCAGGGGATGCATGTCGTGCTGTGGCTCGCGGAAGGAATCGACGATCTCGACGTAGTCGAGCGCGCCGCGCAAGCCGGCGTCGCGGTGCGTGCCGTGTCGCCGATGTTCGCGCCGGGCACGGCCCGCCCGGGGCTCGTGCTGGGCTTCGGCGGGTTCGGCCGCGCGCAGATGGAGGCGGCCGCGCAGCGGTTGGCGGATGTGGTCGCAATGGCCGCCGACGCCGCCGTGCCGCGCTGACCGGACGGCGTCGAACGCTCGCGGGCCGGCCACGATTCGTCGGGAGAATCGCGCCGGGCTGCGCCGTAAAAGGTTGTCGGCGGGCAACAAACGTAATCGTCTGTAAATCCTGCAAGCAAACGGCCGTTTTGGCGGGCGTCGCATGGGTGCCGTTTGCTAGGATCGCGCCTCTTCCACCCGCGCTCCTGCCGCCTTGAATCGCTTCGTGCCGCTTCTCCGAGACGCGTGGCTCCGTTGCCGCGCCCGCGTCGTACCGTTCGCCGCCGCCTGCGGCGTGCGCATCCGCGCGCTGGGCGCCGACGCGCTGC is a window encoding:
- a CDS encoding FMN-binding negative transcriptional regulator; translated protein: MYVPADFNEPNPDALRELIVQHPFGSLITHGTNGLDANHIPFELLPGDGGLGELHAHVSRANPVWQDVANGDEVLVIFRAGDAYISPTWYPSKHVAHRQVPTWNYVVVHAHGRITVRDDAKFVRGVVARLTRTHEASQPVPWKMGDAPADYLDAMLQAIVGLQIEITRLVGKRKLGQNKDVADIRGAGDALVANGNLAIGEAMIAAADAKRG
- a CDS encoding PLP-dependent aminotransferase family protein, with amino-acid sequence MARTARNADIPSLGALDRAAGDLSRQLAQALREAVRRGDVHPGDALPSTRLLATSLQVARGTVVDAYAQLIAEGFLESRGGAGTRVANALALAGPPPVDAPEPPARRHPPAHTGLPEPAATFARIAGEFRPLPAMPFAISVPIGLTAPDDIWRRLGNRLRARGAGAPSGYADPQGALPLREAIADYVRRSRSVRCHADQVVITSGTQQGLHLASQVLLGAGDQAWVENPAYRGITALLDSTGQRDAMVRVPVDADGLDVDAGIRLAPHARVAFVTPSHQYPLGMPLSMARRNALLAWARGQRAWVVEDDYDSELRYEGHPFPSLQGLDPDRVIYLGTFSKILFPSLRLGYVIAPDDLVPAFCGARVLMDRHAPTADQHVLAAFIADGHLDRHIRRVRGVYAEQRALLIDTLGARLPRERAWVQPGDQGMHVVLWLAEGIDDLDVVERAAQAGVAVRAVSPMFAPGTARPGLVLGFGGFGRAQMEAAAQRLADVVAMAADAAVPR